TAGCCAGCATTTCAACCTCCTAGAAACTATAGAAGATGAGATTTTGCTGTCTTTACCCTTGATTCCTAAGCACCCAGAGGGATTTTGTGAGCCTCACGCCTCAACCTTTGGCGATGAGGGGGTGGAAGAAGCTTCAAATGAGCGTGAAAATCCCTTTAACATTTTGAAAAATATGAAGAAAAACTGAAATCAGGGGTTCTGTTTTAGCTGTTGTTTTGAGTGCGGTTTGTCGATAAATCAAGCATTTACATGCTTTTCCATGCTAGAATGTCGCCTTGCTTAGGAGTTCAATATGGCCGTTCAACAAAACAAAAAATCACCTTCCAAACGTGGCATGCATCGTGCGCACGACTTTTTGACCGCACCTGCTACGGCTGTTGAAGCCACAACTGGTGAGGCTCATTTGCGCCACCACATTTCACCAAACGGCTACTATCGTGGTCGTAAAGTTGTTAAAACCAAAAACGACTAATTTTTTAGTCAAAACAGATAGAAGCGGCTCCAGTAAAAGCCGCTTTTTTCTTGGATAAATCACTTGCAGCAATCAATGAGTTTATGAGCGTTACTCTTGCTATTGATGCCATGGGCGGAGATCATGGAGTCGTCGTGACGGTTCCAGCTGCCTGCGATTTTTTAGAAAAACATTCTTCTGATGTGAAGATTGCCTTGGTGGGTGATCCAGATTTAATCAAGCAAGTCTTGAGTAAATCCCCAAAAGCTCCGATGGAGCGAATTCAAATTATTCCCGCGAGTGAAGTTGTGTTGATGGATGATCCCATCGAGGTGGCTTTGCGTCGTAAAAAAAATTCTTCAATGCGCGTTGCGATTGAGCAAGTGAAAGAGGGTGCTGCTGATGCAGTGATCTCTTCCGGCAATACCGGTGCGTTGATGGCGATTTCTCGCTACATCCTGAAAACCCTTGAGGGCGTTGACCGTCCAGCCATTGCTACTGCCATTCCTAATGAGTTGGGGCGCGGTACCACTATGTTGGATCTCGGTGCAAATGCAGACTGTGAGCCAATGCACTTGGTTCAATTTGCTCAAATGGCGAACGTTATGGTGCAGGTTGTTGATGGCAAACAAAACCCTTCAATTGGCCTCCTGAATATTGGCGAAGAAGTCATTAAGGGCAATGAAGTTGTTAAGCAAACTAGTGAACTTCTACGTCAAACCAATTTAAACTTTTACGGCAACGTAGAGGGCAACGATATTTTTAAGGGCACGGCCGATATTGTTGTCTGCGATGGATTTGTTGGTAACGTGGTTCTCAAGGCAAGCGAAGGTTTAGCAAAAATGATGAGCGGCATGATTCGTGAAGAATTTAATCGTTCGTTGCTAACTAAATTGATGGCTATTTGCGCAATGGTGCCTTTGCTTAGAGTGCGCAAGCGTGTTGATCATCGTCGTTATAACGGTGCGGTATTGTTGGGTTTACGTGGCTGCGTCATTAAGAGCCATGGAGCTGCTGATCGCTTTGCGTTTGGCTTTGCCTTAGATCGCGCTTATGAGGCGGCTAAAAATCGCATGGTAGAACGTATTGCTGCAGCCTTTGTGGTAGAGACAAAAGTATGAGCATCTTTGCAAGAATCGCCGGAACCGGAAGCTATCTTCCGGAAATGCGTTTAACAAACCAGGATTTGGTTGAGCGCTTAGCTAAAACAGGTTTGGAAACCAGTGATGAATGGATTACCACTCGCAGTGGTATTTCTGCGCGTCACTTTGCCGCTGAAAATGAACTCACTAGCGATCTCGCAGTGAAAGCTTCTCAAGCTGCTTTAGCGAGCGCCGGCATTACTTCTGAGGATTTAGATCTCATTATTTTGGCCACTTCTACGCCAGATCATTTGGGCGGCTTTCCAAGTACCGCTTGTGTAGTGCAAGATAAGTTAGGTGCACACACTTCTTGTGCTGCTTTTGATGTCCAGGCAGTATGTGCTGGCTTCACTTATGCGCTCGCTATTGCTGATGCGTTTATTCGTTCTGCAACCTATAAAAAAGTATTGGTGATTGGTGCGGAGACTTTTTCGCGCATCCTAGACTTCCAAGATCGTGGCACCTGTGTTTTATTTGGTGACGGTGCAGGCGCAGTAGTGCTTGAGGCTTCGAAAGAACCAGGCATTCTCTCTACTGCCTTGCATGCTGATGGAAGCCAGCGCGACATTTTGTGTGTCCCAGGACGATCTGGCAATGGCAAGGTACATGGTTCCCCATTCATGACCATGGATGGTCAAGCGGTATTTAAATTGGCTGTGAAGGTATTGGAGCAAGTGGCGCATGAAGCGCTCGAGAAGGCCAACCTTAAGCCAGAGCAAATCGATTGGTTGGTGCCACACCAAGCCAATATCCGCATCATGGAAGGAACTGCCAAGAAGATGGGTATGTCCATGGATAAAGTCATTGTGACAGTCCATGAGCATGGCAACACTTCTGCGGCATCCATATCATTGGCCTTAGATAGCGGTGTGCGTTCTGGCCAAATTCAACGTGGCCAACATCTCTTATTAGAGGGTGTTGGCGGCGGATTTGCTTGGGGTGCTGTAGCTCTCAAGTATTAAGAACTTATTATTTCTTTTTATTCATTTATTAGTTTCTTATTTAGCGAATTAATCTCATGACATTTGCATTTGTATTCCCAGGCCAAGGTTCCCAATCAGTGGGCATGCTCAATTCGATTTCTGAGCGCCCAGAAGTACGCGCAACATTACAAGAAGCTTCTGAAGCTTTGGGTGAAGACGTTGCCAAATTAATTGCCGAAGGCCCTGCGGAGGCTTTGTCCTTGACTACCAATACTCAGCCAGTCATGTTGACTGCTGCTGTAGCGTTTTATCGTGCTTGGTTAGCTGCTGGTGGTTCTGCCCCTAAGGTCATGGCTGGTCATAGTCTTGGTGAGTACTCAGCATTAGTAGCATCAGGCGTAATTTCATTTAAAGATGCAGTGCCATTGGTGCGTTTTCGTGCTGAGGCAATGCAAACTGCAGTGCCTGTTGGTACTGGCGGCATGGCTGCCATTCTGGGTTTAGATGATGCAACCGTCATTAAAGTTTGTGCTGAAGCTAGTGCTGCCTCTGGTGGTGTTGTAGAGGCGGTAAATTTCAATGCACCAGGACAAGTGGTGATTGCAGGTGCTAGTGATGCTGTTGCTAAAGCGTGCGAGTTATTAAAAGCTGCTGGCGCTAAGCGAGCCTTACCTTTGCCAGTTTCTGCGCCGTTCCATTCATCCCTATTGCAACCAGCCTCTGAAAAACTCAAAGGCTACTTGGCAAATATCGAATTTAAAGCTCCAACTATTCCTGTGATCAATAACGTAGATGTAGAAATCTTGAATGATCCTGCTGCGATTAAAGATGTATTGGTGCGCCAAGCTGCGAAGCCAGTGCGCTGGCAAGAAACTATTCAGGCAATGGCTAGTCAAGGCATCACTCAAGTAGTGGAGTGTGGTCCTGGCAAAGTATTGGCTGGCCTGACTAAGCGTATTAATGATCAAGTTACCGGTGTGCCAGTATTTGATGAAGCTAGCTTGATTGAAGTTCTAGTAAGTCTTAAATAAAATCTAGATAAAAGAAATCTAAAGAAACAAAAAAACAGCGGAAGACAAATATGAATCTCGACTTAAACGGACAAATTGCTTTAGTAACTGGCGCCTCACGTGGTATTGGCCAGGCGATTGCGGATGAGTTAGTAAAGTGCGGCGCAAAAGTGATTGGTACTGCTACCTCCGAAAGTGGAGCAAAAGCAATTGATGAGCGCTTAAAAGCATCGGGCGGTGCCGGTAAAGTATTGAATGTGACTGCGCCGAACGCTTGCGAAGAAATTATTGATTTGATCGTTAAAGAGTATGGCGGCATCAATATTTTGGTTAATAACGCTGGCATCACTCGCGATAACTTAGCAATGCGTATGAAGGGTGGCGAGTGGACCGATGTGATTGACACCAACTTAAGTTCAGTTTTCCGTCTGTCGCAGGCGGTTATGCGTCCAATGATGAAGGCTCGTGGTGGCCGCATTATCAATATCACTTCTATTGTTGGTCATATGGGTAACCCTGGCCAAGCGAACTATGCCGCTGCAAAAGCGGGTGTTTCTGGTATGACCCGTGCTTTAGCTCGTGAAATTGGCAGTCGGAATATCACCGTGAACTGCGTTGCCCCTGGATTTATTGATACCGATATGACACGCGCCCTGAGCGAAGAGCAGCAAAACGCCCTAAAAGTGAACATTCCGTTAGCTAGACTGGGTAGTCCTGAGGATGTGGCCCAGGCAGTGGCATTTTTGGCCTCTCCAGCCGCCGGATACATTACGGGGAATACCCTACACGTCAATGGCGGACTCTATTTGGCCTAACGGCAAAGCAAGAATTTGATCATTTTTAGGCGAATTTGCTAATTCGGTCCGCCAAACTGATAAAATCCTTTTCATCGTTTTTTACAACCCCTGGGGAAATTAATGGACAACATCGAACAACGCGTTAAGAAAATCGTCGCTGAGCAATTAGGCGTCGCAGAAGCAGAGATCAAAAATGAATCTTCTTTTGTGAACGACTTGGGCGCTGACTCTCTTGACACTGTTGAGCTGGTTATGGTTTTGGAAGATGAATTCGGCATCGAAATTCCTGATGAGGAAGCTGAAAAGATCACCACAGTTCAGCTCGCGATCGACTTCGCTAAATCAAAAGCTCAGGGTTAATTCCCTAGCTTAGGTATTACTGTGTCAGCATCAAATGGCCGACGCCGGGTAGTAGTTACCGGCCTAGGTCTCATCTCACCTGTTGGTAATTCAGTTGATGTAGCTTGGTCTAATTTGCTCGCGGGCAAATCAGGCATCGCTACCATCACGAAGTTTGACTACACTCCGCTTAGCGTTCATTTCGCTGGAGAAGTGAAAGATTTCAATGTCGAAGAATATGTTTCTGCTAAAGAAGTGCGCCATATGGGTACCTTTATCCATTACGGTATTGCTGCTGGTACGCAAGCTATTCGCGACAGCGGTCTAGAGATTACAGAACAAAACGCCGAGCGCGTTGGCGTAATGGTTGGCTCTGGCATTGGCGGCTTGCCAATGATTGAGGAGACCGGTGCAGAGCTTTTAGCTTGTGGCCCTCGTCGCATCTCGCCATTCTTTGTTCCGGGCTCAATCATTAATATGATTTCTGGGCACCTCAGTATTTTGTTTGGTCTTAAAGGTCCAAACGTAGCTGCAGTGACCGCCTGTACTACTGGTTTACACAGCATCGGATTGGCTGCTCGTTTAATTCAGTATGGTGATGCTGACGTCATGGTTGCTGGTGGCGCTGAATCAACCATTTCTGCCTTAGGTGTTGGCGGCTTTGCTTCCGCAAGAGCGCTATCAACACGTAATGATGATCCTGCAACTGCATCACGTCCTTGGGATAAAGACCGCGATGGTTTTGTTCTTGGTGAAGGTGCTGGTGTAGTCGTGCTCGAAGAGTATGAGCATGCAAAGGCACGTGGCGCAAAAATTTATTGCGAACTGCTTGGCTTTGGCATGAGTGGCGATGCGTATCACATGACTGCGCCAAATATGGATGGCCCACGCCGTTGTATGGTTAACGCCATGCGTGACGCTAAATTGAATCCAGACCAAATTCAGTATTTGAACGCTCACGGAACTTCTACACCGCTTGGTGATAAGAATGAAA
Above is a window of Polynucleobacter necessarius DNA encoding:
- the rpmF gene encoding 50S ribosomal protein L32, with protein sequence MAVQQNKKSPSKRGMHRAHDFLTAPATAVEATTGEAHLRHHISPNGYYRGRKVVKTKND
- the plsX gene encoding phosphate acyltransferase PlsX, which gives rise to MSVTLAIDAMGGDHGVVVTVPAACDFLEKHSSDVKIALVGDPDLIKQVLSKSPKAPMERIQIIPASEVVLMDDPIEVALRRKKNSSMRVAIEQVKEGAADAVISSGNTGALMAISRYILKTLEGVDRPAIATAIPNELGRGTTMLDLGANADCEPMHLVQFAQMANVMVQVVDGKQNPSIGLLNIGEEVIKGNEVVKQTSELLRQTNLNFYGNVEGNDIFKGTADIVVCDGFVGNVVLKASEGLAKMMSGMIREEFNRSLLTKLMAICAMVPLLRVRKRVDHRRYNGAVLLGLRGCVIKSHGAADRFAFGFALDRAYEAAKNRMVERIAAAFVVETKV
- a CDS encoding beta-ketoacyl-ACP synthase III — encoded protein: MSIFARIAGTGSYLPEMRLTNQDLVERLAKTGLETSDEWITTRSGISARHFAAENELTSDLAVKASQAALASAGITSEDLDLIILATSTPDHLGGFPSTACVVQDKLGAHTSCAAFDVQAVCAGFTYALAIADAFIRSATYKKVLVIGAETFSRILDFQDRGTCVLFGDGAGAVVLEASKEPGILSTALHADGSQRDILCVPGRSGNGKVHGSPFMTMDGQAVFKLAVKVLEQVAHEALEKANLKPEQIDWLVPHQANIRIMEGTAKKMGMSMDKVIVTVHEHGNTSAASISLALDSGVRSGQIQRGQHLLLEGVGGGFAWGAVALKY
- the fabD gene encoding ACP S-malonyltransferase; this translates as MTFAFVFPGQGSQSVGMLNSISERPEVRATLQEASEALGEDVAKLIAEGPAEALSLTTNTQPVMLTAAVAFYRAWLAAGGSAPKVMAGHSLGEYSALVASGVISFKDAVPLVRFRAEAMQTAVPVGTGGMAAILGLDDATVIKVCAEASAASGGVVEAVNFNAPGQVVIAGASDAVAKACELLKAAGAKRALPLPVSAPFHSSLLQPASEKLKGYLANIEFKAPTIPVINNVDVEILNDPAAIKDVLVRQAAKPVRWQETIQAMASQGITQVVECGPGKVLAGLTKRINDQVTGVPVFDEASLIEVLVSLK
- the fabG gene encoding 3-oxoacyl-ACP reductase FabG, with amino-acid sequence MNLDLNGQIALVTGASRGIGQAIADELVKCGAKVIGTATSESGAKAIDERLKASGGAGKVLNVTAPNACEEIIDLIVKEYGGINILVNNAGITRDNLAMRMKGGEWTDVIDTNLSSVFRLSQAVMRPMMKARGGRIINITSIVGHMGNPGQANYAAAKAGVSGMTRALAREIGSRNITVNCVAPGFIDTDMTRALSEEQQNALKVNIPLARLGSPEDVAQAVAFLASPAAGYITGNTLHVNGGLYLA
- the acpP gene encoding acyl carrier protein, producing MDNIEQRVKKIVAEQLGVAEAEIKNESSFVNDLGADSLDTVELVMVLEDEFGIEIPDEEAEKITTVQLAIDFAKSKAQG
- the fabF gene encoding beta-ketoacyl-ACP synthase II, with amino-acid sequence MSASNGRRRVVVTGLGLISPVGNSVDVAWSNLLAGKSGIATITKFDYTPLSVHFAGEVKDFNVEEYVSAKEVRHMGTFIHYGIAAGTQAIRDSGLEITEQNAERVGVMVGSGIGGLPMIEETGAELLACGPRRISPFFVPGSIINMISGHLSILFGLKGPNVAAVTACTTGLHSIGLAARLIQYGDADVMVAGGAESTISALGVGGFASARALSTRNDDPATASRPWDKDRDGFVLGEGAGVVVLEEYEHAKARGAKIYCELLGFGMSGDAYHMTAPNMDGPRRCMVNAMRDAKLNPDQIQYLNAHGTSTPLGDKNETEAIKAALGDHAKKALINSTKSMTGHLLGGAGGLESVFTILALHNQKSPPTINIFNQDPECDLDYCANTARDVKIDHAVKNNFGFGGTNGTLIFGKLT